One genomic segment of Gemmatimonadota bacterium includes these proteins:
- a CDS encoding NAD(P) transhydrogenase subunit alpha, producing the protein MLIGVPTERASNELRVALVPDSVGRLAKAGAQVVVERGAGQRAGYPDAAFEKAGAGLGDTAAVLAADLICKVQKPTTPEIAAMKPGAHLISLLQPASSAEAIAALETRGVTAFALELVPRITRAQSMDVLSSQATVAGYKAVLVGASSMVKFLPMLTTAAGTIAPSKVCVLGAGVAGLMAIATARRLGAVVSGFDIRAAAAEQIKSLGASVVAENLISADAQTAGGYAKEQSAEQQAAIQEALKAHLAGMDLVITTAAIPGRAAPRLISTATIQTMTPGSVIVDLAAETGGNCEPTKAGETVDVNGVQVIGPVNLAATMPNHASAMLSRNILTFVQHVMTKDGTLNIDRADEITGAMIVTGRTAK; encoded by the coding sequence ATGTTGATAGGCGTCCCCACAGAACGCGCGTCGAACGAACTTCGCGTCGCGCTCGTCCCCGACAGCGTCGGCCGGCTCGCGAAGGCCGGCGCCCAGGTCGTCGTCGAACGCGGTGCCGGCCAGCGGGCCGGCTACCCGGACGCCGCCTTCGAGAAAGCGGGCGCGGGTCTCGGCGACACCGCGGCGGTCCTCGCCGCCGACCTGATCTGCAAGGTCCAGAAGCCGACGACCCCCGAGATCGCCGCGATGAAGCCCGGCGCGCACCTCATCTCCCTCCTCCAGCCGGCATCGTCAGCGGAGGCGATCGCGGCCCTCGAGACGCGGGGGGTCACGGCCTTCGCGCTCGAGCTGGTCCCCCGCATCACGCGGGCGCAGTCCATGGATGTGCTCTCGTCGCAGGCCACCGTCGCCGGCTACAAGGCGGTGCTGGTTGGGGCCTCGTCGATGGTCAAGTTCCTGCCGATGCTCACGACGGCGGCGGGCACGATCGCCCCGTCGAAGGTCTGCGTCCTCGGCGCGGGCGTGGCCGGGCTGATGGCGATCGCCACGGCGCGGCGGCTGGGCGCGGTGGTGAGCGGCTTCGACATCCGCGCCGCGGCGGCCGAGCAGATCAAGTCGCTCGGCGCGAGCGTGGTGGCGGAGAACCTGATCTCGGCCGACGCCCAGACGGCAGGGGGCTACGCGAAGGAGCAGAGCGCGGAACAGCAGGCGGCGATCCAGGAGGCGCTGAAGGCGCATCTCGCCGGCATGGATCTGGTGATCACCACGGCGGCGATCCCGGGTCGCGCCGCCCCGCGGCTGATCAGCACGGCGACGATCCAGACGATGACACCGGGGTCGGTGATCGTCGACCTGGCCGCCGAGACGGGCGGCAACTGCGAGCCGACGAAGGCGGGCGAGACCGTGGACGTGAACGGCGTGCAGGTGATCGGCCCGGTGAACCTCGCGGCGACGATGCCGAACCACGCGTCGGCGATGCTCAGCCGTAACATCCTGACCTTCGTGCAGCACGTGATGACGAAGGACGGCACCCTCAACATCGACCGCGCCGACGAGATCACCGGCGCGATGATCGTCACCGGGAGGACGGCCAAGTGA
- a CDS encoding NAD(P) transhydrogenase subunit alpha — MDLIGFIVVFILATYLGASLIGRVPPTLHTPLMSGANAVSGITVVGAMAIAGHTDYGVLGTVLGFVAIVFAMMNVVGGYAVTDRMLEMFKKGPQGGGK; from the coding sequence ATGGACCTGATCGGATTCATCGTGGTCTTCATCCTCGCGACGTACCTCGGGGCGTCGCTCATCGGGCGCGTACCGCCCACCCTGCATACGCCACTCATGTCCGGGGCGAACGCGGTCTCCGGCATCACGGTAGTCGGCGCGATGGCGATCGCCGGCCACACGGACTACGGCGTGCTCGGCACGGTCCTCGGATTCGTCGCGATCGTCTTCGCGATGATGAACGTCGTCGGCGGCTACGCGGTGACCGACCGCATGCTCGAGATGTTCAAGAAGGGCCCGCAGGGAGGTGGCAAGTGA